The sequence GAAATCAGTCTGAGAACTATTCATATTGGGGACAACCACAACAGGAAACTCAAGTCCTTTTGCCTTGAATACTGTAAGTATTTTTAACTTCGATTCGTTCCTGCCGCGAATTTCCGTTGCATTAAATGCTTTAACCCTGTCGATTTGGGCCAGGAACGCGGCAAGCGTATCGTCTCCGGCGTAATCGACAAGGGCATCAAATATCTGTGCCTTAACTCGGCCAATACGGGGATGAACAGAGGAATCGATAATCCACTGTCGAAGCTCGGTTTTCGCATCTAAATCAGAGATGGCTTTTGCTGCAGTATATTCACTGGGACTTTTGTCTGAGTATGCGGAGAAGAATGCGATTAGATTATCCACTCCTTCGCTCCGCTTGCCAGAGTCATTTTGCCTCGTCTCATTGTATTCATCCAGTAACTCGCCTAAGGGCTTGGTATTTTCCGAGCCAAGAGCCTTGTTGATGACGGCCTCAAGTGCCGCGCGCTTCATGTATGTCTTTGGACGCGTATAAACCTTTCGCAATGCTTTTTGGTAGACTTCTTGGTCGCTTGCATCAAGGGCGCAACTATGCATTCGCTTGTGCTCGAGAATTAAAAGCGTTAGATAATCAAGAATGTATCCCGTCTCCCTTCTGAAGTAGAATGGCTTGCTATCAGGAATCTCGTACGGTATCTGCTTCGCGATTAGAACCTGTTCAATGCATGGGGTCTCAGCGTACTGCCTAATTAATACCACGATGTTGTCATAGCTTCCGGTCTCTGTATAGACTGATTCCGCGATCTGTGCTATTTCATTTGCTTGGTCGCGGATTGTATGAAAACGTCGGATATCCAACTTGCCAGTAAATGGCATCATCGGCATCATTTTCTTTTTGGCTCTATTCTGGTTTTTCTCGATTACTTGAGCCGCTAGTATCACCGGACCTGGAGACGATCTAAAATTCCTGCTTAGGCGATAGTCTGTCCAGCTATTGTCGCTTAGCTTTGATCGAATAAAGTCTGGCCTGGCGCCTCTCCATTCATAGATTGTCTGGTCATCATCTCCGATCACCATCATATTCTGTGACCTCTCGTCCAAGAACTGGAGCATCATATCCTGTGCTTTGTTGACGTCTTGATACTCGTCTACAACAACAAATTCATAGCGAGAGGCAAACTGTTCTCGCAGTGCCACGTTTGAACCTAGACCAACAGTCGCGTTAACCATGATGTCATCAAAGCCAAGCGCCTTGCAATTTCTCCTCTCGTGCTCGTAGGTATCAATTAAAACTTCCAGCCATTGATTTCGTTGAAATGTTTCAATGTCAAAATATGGACGGGCCCGCTCGGGTAGCGATTCGTACATCCAATCTGTGCACAACATATCTCCCTTGAGCTGCATGAGATAGTTCGAGAAATCACTGTACCCGAGGTCTTCTATTAGTTGCTTGTTGATTTCATGGTCTTTGGGGTTGATGCCGTTGTCATCACGTATTCTGTCCTTCGCCCTGTAAAAGCATCCCGAAAGTTCATTGTCGTCAACATTGAAACGTCTTGGGGCCTCAAGCTGATCTGTCTTGAAATTGACTATGCGCAAGGCGACGGCATGGAGTGTAGCTACTTCAACTCCTTCGCAGAATTCTTCATCGGCAAGCTTGTGTTCAAGTTGATTGCGAGCAAATCGACTAAATGTCGTTGCAAGTATTCGTTTGGGATTGTGGCCGCACTCGCCAATGAGGCGATTTATCCTCTTGACAACCGTTGTTGTCTTGCCTGAACCGGCAACTGCGAACACTACCGCTCGCCCCTGTTCGTGCTCGATGACTGCTTGTTGTTCTTTGGTCGCTTTCATCAGTGGGCGTCTCTCCCGGCGGCCAGCAGTTGTGGAAGGTTTTTGGTGATCTGGGTGTCGCCAAATCCAGGCAGGCCCCAGTCGACACCGCTCACGTACACCGGTGCTGAAGCCTGATCGCCAGCCACGCTTACCAGCGCCAACCGGAAACGGTGGGGTGAGTTGCGGCCGACATTCACCTCATTGATCGTGAGCGTGACGGAATCGGCCCCATCCGCCCGGCCCTTAACCTCAATGAAAAAGAGATTGCCACTGTCATCGATCGATTCGATGTCGTAGCCAAGGCCGCGCTGGGCACTGACGTCTTTTGGCATGCGACCTAGGGCTTTCTCGGCTTCAAAGACGGCGTTCATCGCCAGCAGTTCCACCCGCTTGCGGGCGGCTGCGTCCACGCCTTCTGGCTCGCTTTGGCCCTGCAGCGCTAGCAGCAGCCCCACCGGAAGCACCAGGGCGCCGCCCTTGAGGGTGGGCACCTTGGCGGTGATCTGGGTCTCTGCCTCCAGCTGCACCATCCGCTTCCCCAGACGGTTCAGCAGCACTTCGGCGCGATCCTTCGCCACCTTGGCCGGCAGCCGCACCTGCTTGCCGGCCTGCTCCTGGAGTTGCAGTTCGGCGTAGCGGCGGCTCCAGTGGTTGATCTCTCTCTGCATGCGCGCCTGAATTTCACGCCTGGCCTTGGCGATCCGCTCCAGACGCTCGGCCTTCACCTCCTCAAGGTGTTGAGGCACCAGGGTGGTCATGGCGTGCTGGAGCACCACCGCATCCCAGTCCTGCGCCAGCCAGCTCTCCTGCAGCAGGGGAGTCACCAGCGATTGCTCGGCCTCCTTCAAGGGCCGGTAGTCGAGATACGGGGCCGATCCGGCGGGGTTCACGTCCCCGCTGCGGCTGATCTCCAGGAATTGCAGCCGGTTGGAGATCAACTGCTGCTGGCCTGATCGCGTCTTGCGGCCATCCTGCAGGCCGTGCTCCAGGCAGAAGAGCAGCCGGGGCTCGCTGCCCAGGTCGCGTTCATCCACCAGCACCGCCCCCTGGCCCAGCACCGCTCCATCGCGCTCTGTCACCAGCGAGATGCAGGCCTCCAGCAGCGGATGACCGGGGCTCACCAGCTCTGCCCGGGGGCTATCGGCCACATGCTCCTTCTCAAAACAGATGCGCTCGTAGCGGGCCTGCACCGGTACACCGATCCCGATTTGCTGGTTGCGATCCATCAGCAGCGGCGGCACGTAGGTGATCTCGTAGCGGCCCTTCTCGCGGGGGTTCACCTTGCCCCCCAGCCGCCGGAACGCCTCGATGAAGAAGTCGTGCACGTAGTGGGGATGGATGCGTTTGGCCATCGCCCGCTCCATCTGCTGGCGCAGCTGCTCCACCGTGGCCGCATCCATGCCCTGGCGCACCAGGGCTCGCTGCGCGAGCAGCTCCTCCAAGTGGCCCTGGTCCACCGCTCCGTCGATCTCCAGCTCCAGCTGGGCCTTCACATCGGGGCGCTCGTTGTAGCGGACGGCATCCATCAACAACTCCCGCAGCGAGCGGCCCGAGAACAGCTGGCCGAGCACGTCGAACACCTTGTCGCCCAGGGCCTCGCGTGCGGCCTCCAGCTTCTTGAGCAGCTGGATGTACACGTCGCCCTCGCGGGTGTCTTTGGCCAGCAGGTTCCAGAGGTGGCAGACCTCCTTCTGGCCGATCCGGTGGATGCGCCCGAAGCGCTGCTCCAGTCGGTTGGGGTTCCAGGGCAGGTCGTAGTTCACCATCAGGTGCGCCCGCTGCAGGTTCACGCCCTCCCCGGCTGCATCGTTGGCCAGCAGCACCACCACCTCCGGGTCGTTCATGAAGGCATGCACGATCTGGCGGCGCCGATCGCGGGCCACCCCGCCGTGGATCTCCACCACCGCCTCCGGCCGTCCTAGACGGTCGCGGATCTTGGCGGCCAGATCCATCAGCGTGTCCTTGAACTCGGTGAACAGCACCAACTTGCGCCGCGCACCATTGGCCTGCTTCATCAGCGGGTCATCGAGGATCCGGTCCAGCTCCTGCCATTTGGCATCAGTGCGCTGGTCCACCACCTTGCGGCTCAGCTGCTCAAGCTCCTTGAGGGTCTGGATCTCGAACTCCAGCTCGGCCAGGGTTTGGGCGGTGGTTGCGTTGTCGGTGAAGGCCTCCTCAGTGCCTTCGATCTCGCCGGCGGTGTCTTCTTCGTAGAGGTCGTCGATTTCGTCGTCGCTCAGCCCGCCCGGCTGGTACTTGGCATCCAGCTGCAGGCGCTCTCCGGCTCCACGCCCTTCCAGTAGCAGGCGCTCCTCCTTCAGGCGGCTCTCCAGGCGCTCACGCCGTCGCTCCAGGGAGCGGTGAATGGCAAACGGGCTGCTGGCCAGACGACGCTGCAGGGTCATCAGGGCAAAGCCCACGTTGACCCGCTTTTTGCCGCCGCCCTGCTGGTTGGCGTTGCGGTCGGCGCGGTTCATCTCCTCGCGCACGTAGTCCGTCACCCGCTCGTAGAGCACCTTCTCCGCATCGGAGAGCTCGTACTCAGCCGTGTAGCTCTTGCGCTCGGGGAACAGCTTGGTGCCATGAAAGGTGTAGAGGTCTTCCTTCACCAGCCGCCGCATCAGATCGGTGGGATCGCTGCGGTGCACGGCATCGCGCTGGTGACCTGCAAAGCGGTCCTCATCCAGCAGGGCCATAAACAGTTGGAAGTCCTCTTCCTTGCCGTTGTGCGGCGTGGCGGTCATCAGCAGGAGGTTGCGGGCGTGGTTGCCCACCCGCTTGCCCATCTCGTAGCGCCTGGTGCGCTTCACCTCGCTCCCGAAGTAATGGGCGCTCATCCGGTGCGACTCGTCGCACACCACCAGGTCCCATTCCGGCGCCTGCTCTAGTCGGCTCTGCAGCTCCTCGTCGCGCGAGAGCATGTCCATCCGGGCAATCAGCAGCGGGCGCTGATCGAATGGGTTGCCCAGCCCGGTGGCGTTGATCATCTCGCGGGTGAGCAGCTCGAACTGCAGCTCGAACTTCTCCTTGAGCTCGTCCTGCCACTGCTCGGTGAGCGAGCCCGGCGCCACGATCAGGCAGCGCTCCAGCTCGCCGCGGATCAGCAGCTCCTTGATCAGCAAGCCGGCCATGATCGTCTTGCCGGCACCGGGGTCGTCGGCCAGCAGGAAGCGCATCGGCTGCCGGGGCAGCATGTGCTCGTAGACCGCACTGATCTGGTGGGGCAGCGGGTCGATCGTGCTGCTGCTCACCGCCACATAGGGGTCGAACAGGTAGGCCAGCTGGATCCGCTCGGCCTCGCTCACCAGCCGGAACAGATCACCGCTGCCGGCGAAGCTCCACTTGCGGCCGCCGCCCACCAGCTCCAGGTCGGCCTCATTGCTGCGGAACAGCAGCTGCTCGCCCAGGGCGCCGTCCTGCCCGCGGTAAACCACCTTGCAGGCGGCTTCGCCCAGCATCTCGGCCGTGATGATGCGGACGGCCTCGCGGCCCACCAGGCCCTTCACAAGAGCGTCGGGCTTGAGGTCTTCCAGGCGGGTGGTCATCGCTGCACCTCCTGCCATGGCTGCCGCCCAGGCACCCCAGCCACGCCCCCGATCGGAGCCATCAGTGAAGAGCCGCCCATCACGGCAAACGCATTCGCTTCAGTCTGCGCTAGGCCGGGGCAAAAGACAGCCACTCCGCAGCCAATGAAACGCTGATCAGAACTAGTTTTCATGCGGATCTTGCATTGTTTCGGCTAAACGCAGCTGCTGGCGTAGTGCCCGCACGGCTTCACGGGCAGCAGAGCCGTTGGCCGCTCCCTGGGGCAGCAGCAGCCAGAGCTGCTCCACCAGCACCGGTTGATCAGCCAAGGGCTTCAAGCCATACCGCTCCAACCAGTGCGGCCCAACCAGCTCCGGGCTGATCGGCAGGGCCAACTGCCGGTCGCGGGCGCGCTTGATCCACGCTTCAGCCTCCTGGCAGGCCGCTGGCTGCTGCTCCACCCCATAGCCCTGGGCCGCTACGGCCTGATGCAGCAGGGGGGCAACAGCTCTACGGGGCAGCAGCACCCGGCGGCTGGTAGCTGCCGTGGCCACCAACTGCAGGCGCAGCTGGCCCAGCGGCAGCACCACCAGACCCTCCCAGTGCGGCAGCTGACCTGAGAGCAGCCTGCGCTCCAGGCAGAAGGAACTGAGCAGCGCTCCATCCAGCAGGCCATGACGCACCAGCTCCGCCCAGTGCTCCGCCTGGCGGCAGCGCGCTGGCACCTGCTGAATCCCGGCCAGGCCGTGCAGCAGGCGTTGGTGCAGCACATCGGTGCCGATACGCAGCAGCCCCTCCATCAAACGGTGCTCGCGGTAGGCCAGCCGCAGGTGCTGCAGGCAGGTGTTGTGCCCGTGGCGGCACACCGAGGAGCCCTGGCGCGGCACTAGCCGGAACTGCAGCTGCATCAACTGCAGGCTGCGACACACCGTGCTCTGGTGCATGGCCAGGGCAGCGCCGGCCTTGGCCTGGGAGCCGGCCAGCTCGAGAAAGTCGAGGATGTGCAGGTCTGCCAGCGCCGCGGGTGGCGCGTAACTGCTGACTGGAGGACTGCTGGAGCTGGCCACGGCTGGCTTGAACGTTGCTGGTTGCAGCGTCAGCGCCGCAGGACCAATCCGAGCTGTTTTTTGTGCGAAAAAGAAGCCGCCGGGTGAGGATGCGGCTTCTGTTGTGGGGTGGGAGTTGCCGTTGCCGATGACGCCTGCGCTGCGCTGCCACCTGCTGATCGGCCAGCCCGCCAGCGGCAAGACCACCTTGGCCAAGGCCCTGGCGCCCCTGCTCAGCGCCCCGGGTGAACCGCCGGCGCAGGTGCTCTCCACTGATGCGATCCGGGCGGAGGTCTTCGGGGATGCGGCGGTGCAGGGCCCGTGGGTGGACATCCAGCAGCGGCTGCACCAACGCATCCAGGAGTGTGTGGCCACCGGCATCCCGGTGATCGTGGATGCCACCCATGCCCGCCGCGCCTGGCGGCTGGCACTCACCCAGGCGCTGCCGCTACCCGCTCCCGTGGAGTGGATCGGCTGGTGGCTCTATACCGATCTGCCCACCTCGTTGGAATGGAACAGCCGGCGCGAGCGGGCCGTGCCGGTGCCGGTGATCCAGGAGATGGCAGCCGCCCTGGCCGATCCGCACTTCGGGCCAGCACGGGCCGAGGGGTTTGCGGCCATCTGTGCCGTTGTGCCCACCCACCACAACGATCTGACAGCGGTGCTGCAGGCCGAACTGGCCGGGCTCGACCAGCGGATTCGCTCGGCCACCAACCGCGAGCGCAAGCTGCAGCGCCACGGCTACTCGCGCCTGCTGGATCTGGAGCGGCTGCTGCACCTGATCCGGCTACTCAGCACCTGGCCCGATCTGGCTGCCACCGACCCCGCCAGTGCAGAAGAGCTGGAGGCGATCCTGTCGCCCTTGCCTGTGGGCGATCTAGCGGACCGTGCTGCGGCTTTTCTGGGGAGGCTGCACGGAGCCTGTTTTGCCGATGCCAGCGCCCTTCGCAATGACCTGGCCTGGCTGGAGGCCAATGGCTTCTGCAGCGCCATCCCCAGCACAGCCCCCATTCAGCTGGCGGCTGCGCCGCGTGCCACCGGCCCCATCCATGGCGGGCTGCCGCCGATGGGCGACGGGCCGGTGTTTGTGCGGGTGATGACCCTGCTGCGCCACCTGCTGCAGGTGCCGTTTGATCGGCCAGCCGAGCGCGGCAGCAACCTGCATCAGCACCTGATCAGCGCCACAGAAACGATCCCCGGCGCCTATCTGCCGGGCGAAACGGCCACCCTGCGCAAGGACCTCGAAAAACTCCTCACCCCCTACGGCTTCCGCAACCGCAACGACAACGTGCGCCATGGCTACTGCCTGGGCGCTGCGGTGCTGTCGCCGGCCCGGCTGCGGGAGGTGCACAACGTGGTGCAGCAGGCGGCCGGACGGCTGGCCGATCCATCGGCGCAGGACCTGTTGAGTGAGCTGGATGAACGGTTGGGCTGGGCTGGCATCAGCGCCGATGGCCTACCGCCGGTGCGCAGCTACGCCCGCCATGCGGTGGTCGACACCCAGCTGGTGCGCCGCGACTCCCTGGCCGCACCCCGCCGCGCCGAGGCGATCGAGGCAGCGATCTTCGAACATCGCCGCGTGCTGCTGCAGCGCTACCCCGGCGTGGGCAGCTTTGCCGATAGCCCCGCCGGTGAGCTGCGGGTGTGGCCGCTGCAGCTGATCTTTCACAACGTGGGCTGGTATCTCCTCTTTGAGGAGGACCAGGTGGGGCGCGAGCAGGGGTTGATCCGCAGCGAACGGCTCGATCGCCTCGCCATGGCCCGCGCCGATGGCGACCTGCGCCGCAACCAGGAACAGCACGCCGCCGCCATCAACCGGCTGGAGCGCTTGCTGCACCACAGCGGCGGCATCTTCTTCGGCAGTGATCTGGAGCAGCAGCTGGCGGTGGCCAGCAGCTCAGCCCAGCGCCGCAGCCAGGCCCTGGTGACCCTGCGCTTCTGCTGCAGCCCCTGGGCCTTTGCCTTCATTCGCGAGGGCCTGCAGCGCTACCCGATCGAGCACACCCGCTTCTCCAAACCCTTGTCCAGCGACAGCTGGTGGCATCACCCCAAGGCGCCGCACGTGCTCGAGCCCGGGGCCGCGGATGCCAGCCACCCCTACCCGGTGGAGCTGGATCTGCCGCCCTGGACTGTGGCCGCCGACATCGACCTGCGGAGCTGGCTGTTTGCCTTTGGCGGCGGCATTCGCATCGAGCAACCGGATGCGCTCAGACAGGAGCTGCTGCAGCGCTGCCAGGAGGCGATCGCAGCCAATGGCGGGCCAGCAAGCCCAGCCAGTGCCGCGGGCCAGCCCTCCCAGCGGACTGCTTTTGCGAACCGACTGCACCAAGAGAGGCCGTTGTTGTAATCACGCCTGAACTCAATACGACCGCAAGAGGTCTTGTTTTGATGCGGATTTCGCATGGCTACAACCATTCATCACGACGCTTCTGAATGGCGCGCATCAGCGCCTAAATCAAGGCGTGAGCCCAGCTGTGGCCAATAGGAGCACTTGCATCGTGAAGAGAACGCATGGTCCGCTCGGCCTGTTCGCCGCAGCTGCACTGTTGAGCAGCCAGCTTCCGGTGCTGGCGGATGATCTGCCGCTGTATTGCAAATATCCGCCGGGTCGCGGACTCACTCCTGAGCAGGAAGCCCGCTGCGCTGAAGACCCGGCCAAGGCCCAAGCGGCCAAGAAGAAAGCAGATGAATTGCAGCCACCCACCTATCCCTTCTCCCGCGCCGGCTTCCTGACGGTTGAACCAACCAGCGGGAAACAGATTGGCTTGACGCTGCTCTCCAAAGACGGCAGTGAGATCACCTTCGATTACGGCAAGAACAAAGAGAGCCTGGTGCTGAAGCCGGCCGAGATCATCAGCTGGAAATCGGCCAACGCAGGCTCAGGAACCGACGCCAGCAGCGCCGTGAGCGTTGCCGTCGCGGGCGCCTTGTTCTTCTGGCCGATGATGCTGGCGGCCCCGTTCATGGTGAAGAACTACACCATCACCGGCTTTCAGGTTGAGACCATTGATCGGCTCGGCAAAGATGTCAGCCTTGATTTCGCCACCATCGAAAGCCCCAGACCAGCGATGGAGCTGCTGCGGTTTTCCACGGGTCTGACGGCAGGCACCAGACGCGGACCTGACACCACCAAACCGCTCTACGAGGCCGGACTCAAGCAATCGCTGCTTGAGCTGGAGACCCTCAAGAAACCGCTTCTGGTGGTGAACAACAAAAAGCCGTGGTGCTCAACCATCAAGCTCAGCGACAATCCAGACAGTGCCGCCTACAAGGGCATGGTTGAGCACATCAACGCCTTGCGCCGCAAGCTGGAGCTGCCACCCGTGCAAGACCTGGCAACCCAATCGACCGATCAGCAGTGGGAGGCCTATCTGGATTCCAAGCCAGGCCTGAGGCAATGGGCGGCGACCTACAAGCAGCAGGCAGAGATGCTGAAACAGTGCTGATCGATCGGCGCCAGCATCGGCGGCGCCTGTAGCCCGAGCGAGGCCCTCGCCTGAGCAGCAAGGGCGCAGGCACTGGGTCTGGAAACGATGCACAAGCTGCATCTTTTTTGTCGGCACCCTTGAGCTGCCACGGGGGACGGAGGCTCATGGAAGCGGGAATTCCATCGCCACTGGCGCTAGATCGAGGGCCGGCACTTGCCAGGTGGCGCGAATCCCGAACCACGCCAATCGGGCCATGGCGCAGCTATCGGTGCGCAGTTGCAGACAACGATGCACGAACTGCATCGAAATTCCGCGACTGGCCGGCGGCAATGGCGCGAACCGGCGCCGGATTGACGCGACCCGCCAGATCCGCAATTGTCACACCTACTAGAAGTGAGACAACTGAGGAGACCGCAAGACCCGTTGCGCCGCAATTGATCTTAAAAGTGTGGATTATTTTTCGTTATACGGGCCCGTGGTGCGCAGCCCTCAGACACTCGCGCCAAGTAATCACCAGCGCGCGATTCTAGGCCCACCCACCAAACATTTAATCTTTGCTTCAGGGTCTGGTTGGGAATTGACACCACCACTGGTGGTGGCGGGTGGTTCAGGACCCCACCAGTGCTGATAGAACTGATGGGCGCCTTGGCAAGGGGCGGCACTCCCGGTCACGGCCGGGCGAAACGGGGAGTCCCGGGCTTTTCGCAAAGAAAAGGCCCAGGGAATCTGACCTCCCTAGGCCTCCCCTTGAAGGGTGCTGGTTCTTATCAGCAGTTTCATGGTGACCCATCGACCGCCTTTTGCGCGCCATTCGCGACACATCTCAGCAATTGACCCCAGCCCCTTGACAGAGCTGTCGGGGCAGGTCAATCCATCTCTACCCAGCCGGCACCGTTCTGGTGTGGCCTGCATCGCTTCCGATGCTGCTGCCCAGTCCTGCGCTGCACACACCGGAGGTGGCCTGCATGACTGAGCCTCTCCCCACCCGCTGCTTGCTGCATCAAGTGCTGTACCAACGCACCTCGCCCTACGGCGACCCGTACGCCGTGGCTCTGATGATCGATCCTGCCGGCAACACCCATACGGCACTGGCCTGCAGCAAGTTCTTCGGCGATCTCGACAGGCTCACTGAGTTGGAGGGCCACGAGGTGAACCTGTTGCAAACCCCCAACGGCTTGAAACTCAGGCCGTGGGCGGAACAGACCATCGAGGCCAGTGACAGCTGCGATGAAACCTGTTGTTCATCGCCGTCGTTGGAACCCGGCGAACTGCCAGACCCCCTGTTTGCAGAGGAAGATCCACCAGCGAGCAGCACGGCTGCGAGCACAGGATCGGCAGCCTCTGCCTTCACGGACCTGGCCACCACCGTGGCCAAGCTGGCGCGGGATCTCAAGCTCCCAACGGCCATGTGGATTCACCTCCCGTAGCGGCGCCCCCCGTCAGCGCCCAGGAGATCAGCGCAGGCCCGGAGCTTGAGGACTGATCCGCAGTTCGGCGTAGCCAGTGACTGGATCCAGCTCCCGTTGGAACCGCCACTCCGGCAGAAGGCCAATCACCAGCTCGGCGGTGGTACTCACCAGTGAGCTGAGGCCGAGGTGCCCGCCGATGACGGCACCGCTGCTGTCTGCGATCGCAATGTGCAGATGGGCGCCATCGGGCGAGAGGGTGCCGGAGAGGCTGATGATCTCCAGCTCGCCGCAGATCGTCGTGGTCTCAGATGCTCCGGCCAGGCGCAACTGGGCTACCGACAGGCTGCCGACGGCGCTGATCACACACCCCGCCTGCGCCTGCTGCTCGCCCATCCAGGCTTCCAGGGCCCGGCGCAGGTCGTCGCCCGGATGCAGCCGCAGCGGCACCACCTTCATGGCTTGGGCACCTCCATCAGGCCCTGGACCATCACCAGCGCATCGACGTAACCCAGCTGCCGGTGGCGGAACGCCCCCGGCAACGTGCCGACCACCTGAAAGCCATTGCGCTGCCAGCAGCGGATGCCGGCGGTGTTGGTGCTCACCACCAGGTTGAACTGCATCGCCCGGAACCCCAACCGCCGCGCCGCCTGGAGCGAGTGCTGGCAAAGGCGGCTGCCGATCCCCCGCCGGCGGCAGTGCTCGGCCACCACATAGCCCGCGTTCGCTACATGGGCGCCGAGAGCGAGGGAGTTGGGCCTCAGGTAATAGGTGCCCACCAGCGCGCCAGTGGCATCCACCGCCACCATCACCGCCTGGCTCTGCTCCACCCAGGCCTGCAGGGCCTCGGCTTCGCTGATCGCCGGGTCGTGGGGGAAGGTTTCACCAGCGCGGAACACCGGCTCCAGCAGCGCCCACACCGCCGGCCAGTCGGCCGGCCCCAAGAGACGGATCTGCAGTGGCGATGGAGCGGGAGTCAGAGATCAGGTGCGCTGCACGGGTGATTGTCTCGCCAACAGGAAGGCGCCCCGTAGGGGGCGCCTTAGCACCGGTTGCGGCGGTCACCTACTCACACCAAGGGCTGCCGGTCGGGTGTCTGTGGTTCACGCATGCCCTGTCAGGGGCCTGGCAGGGAAGGAAAGGAGATCACGTCTGGGGGACGAGATGCTCAAGGCTTGACCGTCTCGGTTGTGATCCCGACCCGGGTTATGCAGCCCGGGGTGTCAACACGCGAGGAACAGAACTGGCGTATCGCTCTCTGCGGCTACGGGATGACGCTCGCGCCGCGTCACCACGTTCACCTTGTGTGTGTCGCATCGTTGGCGCACCTCCGTTGTGCGCACCGGCTCGGGTGATCCCTGGCCGGACTCTGTTGGAGGTGAAGGCCGGGTTGGCTCCCATCCCTTCCCTCAACTTCAACGTACGCCCCTTTTCAGCTGGCGGTGGCCCACTGGAGTGCCTGTTCCCGTACCAGCTGAAACCCAGTCAGCGCAACGAATCACACGCCTCGCCATCACCGTTGCCATCGAGATAGCTGTGCCCCTGGCGCAGCAACTCCTGGGCACGGTCGTAGGAGCCGATCTCGCTGCAGCGGTAACGCCGCCCACCGGGAGTGGTGCCATCGGAGATGCTGCGGCCCCGTGGGCTCCGGCGGAAATCCCACGGTCGGG is a genomic window of Cyanobium sp. Tous-M-B4 containing:
- a CDS encoding GNAT family N-acetyltransferase translates to MTPAPSPLQIRLLGPADWPAVWALLEPVFRAGETFPHDPAISEAEALQAWVEQSQAVMVAVDATGALVGTYYLRPNSLALGAHVANAGYVVAEHCRRRGIGSRLCQHSLQAARRLGFRAMQFNLVVSTNTAGIRCWQRNGFQVVGTLPGAFRHRQLGYVDALVMVQGLMEVPKP